The following proteins are encoded in a genomic region of Brachypodium distachyon strain Bd21 chromosome 1, Brachypodium_distachyon_v3.0, whole genome shotgun sequence:
- the LOC100834282 gene encoding probable LRR receptor-like serine/threonine-protein kinase At1g12460 produces the protein MTTRSGAAALLLPLLAVLLHWAAGAGAATAAERRILLDFKAAVTADPGGVLASWTPTGDPCDFAGVSCGGGPGGGPVQRLRLHGLGLEGALSPSLARLPALESVSLFGNGFSGGIPPGFAALAPTLHKLNLSRNALSGEIPPFLGAFPWLRLLDLSYNAFSGQIPPALFDPCPRLRYVSLAHNALRGPVPPGIANCSRLAGFDLSYNRLSGALPDQLCAPPEMNYISVRSNSLSGDIAGKLAACRSIDLFDVGSNQFSGAAPFGLLGLVNITYFNVSSNAFDGAIPDIATCGSKFSYFDASGNRLTGPVPASVVKCQSLRVLDLGANDLSGDIPPTIATLRSLSVLRLAGNAGIAGSIPPELGGIEMLVTLDLAGLALTGDIPGSLSKCKFLLELNLSGNKLQGVIPDTLNNLTYLRMLDLHRNQLDGGIPLSLAQLTNLDLLDLSENHLTGQIPSDLGNLSNLTHFNVSFNGLSGTIPTAPVLQNFGRTAFMGNPLLCGAPLNNLCDGSRRPKRLAVAVIIVIVAAAIILIGVCIVCAMNIKAYTSRSKEEQEGKEEEEVLVSESTPMASPGPNAIIGKLVLFTKSLPSRYEDWEAGTKALVDKDCLVGGGSVGTVYKATFENGLSIAVKKLETLGRVRNQDEFEHEMGQLGNLNHPNLVTFQGYYWSSSMQLILSEFVTEGSLYDHLHGNRYRAFSGSSSRGGGGELSWERRFKIALGTARALAYLHHDCRPQVLHLNIKSSNIMLDEQYEAKLSDYGFAKLLPILGSFELSKFHAAIGYIAPELASPSLRYSDKSDVFSFGVVLLEIVTGRKPMDGPGAGAATALGLHDYVREILEGGTASDCFDRSLRGFIEAELVQVLKLGLVCTSNTQSSRPSMAEVVQFLESIRTNS, from the exons ATGACGACGCgctcgggggcggcggcgctgttGCTGCCGCTACTGGCGGTGCTACTGCAttgggccgccggcgccggcgcggcgacTGCGGCGGAGCGGCGGATCCTGCTGGACTTCAAGGCGGCCGTGACGGCGGACCCGGGCGGCGTGCTCGCGTCCTGGACTCCTACGGGCGACCCGTGCGACTTCGCGGGGGtctcctgcggcggcgggccgggcGGCGGACCCGTGCAGCGGCTGCGGCTCCACGGCTTGGGCCTCGAGGGCGCGCTGTCCCCGTCCCTGGCGCGGCTGCCGGCGCTGGAGTCCGTCTCGCTCTTCGGCAACGGCTTCTCGGGCGGCATCCCTCCGGGCTTCGCGGCCCTCGCCCCCACGCTCCACAAGCTCAACCTCAGCCGCAACGCGCTGTCGGGCGAGATCCCGCCTTTCCTCGGTGCCTTCCCCTggctccgcctcctcgacctCTCCTACAACGCCTTCTCCGGCCAGATCCCGCCAGCGCTCTTCGACCCTTGCCCCCGCCTCCGCTACGTCTCCCTCGCGCACAACGCGCTTCGGGGCCCCGTCCCGCCCGGGATCGCCAACTGCTCGCGACTCGCTGGGTTCGACCTCTCCTACAACCGCCTCTCCGGCGCCCTCCCGGACCAGCTCTGCGCGCCGCCGGAGATGAACTACATCTCCGTCAGAAGCAACTCGCTCTCCGGGGATATAGCCGGCAAGCTCGCCGCCTGCCGCAGCATCGACCTGTTCGACGTCGGGAGCAACCAGTTCTCCGGGGCCGCGCCTTTCGGCCTCCTGGGCCTGGTGAACATCACCTACTTCAATGTTTCCTCCAACGCCTTCGACGGCGCGATCCCCGACATTGCCACCTGTGGCAGCAAGTTCTCCTACTTCGACGCCTCGGGGAACCGGCTCACCGGGCCGGTGCCGGCGAGCGTGGTGAAGTGCCAGAGCCTGAGGGTCTTGGATTTGGGGGCGAATGATCTTTCTGGAGACATACCGCCTACCATTGCGACGCTGCGGTCGCTTTCTGTGCTAAGGCTTGCCGGCAATGCAGGTATTGCCGGTTCGATCCCTCCCGAGCTTGGAGGAATTGAGATGCTTGTCACACTCGACCTTGCGGGCCTTGCGCTCACTGGAGACATTCCGGGGTCCCTGAGCAAATGCAAGTTCTTGCTTGAGCT GAATTTGTCTGGCAACAAATTACAAGGAGTGATCCCGGACACCCTCAACAACCTGACTTACCTCAGGATGCTTGATCTCCACAGGAACCAACTTGACGGAGGCATTCCATTGTCGCTTGCACAGCTCACGAACCTTGATCTCCTAGACCTCTCGGAGAATCATCTGACTGGGCAAATCCCTTCAGATCTTGGGAACCTCTCTAACCTGACACATTTCAACGTGTCTTTCAATGGCCTCTCCGGCACCATCCCTACCGCGCCGGTCTTGCAGAATTTTGGTCGCACCGCCTTCATGGGAAACCCATTACTGTGCGGAGCGCCATTGAACAATCTGTGTGATGGATCCCGGCGACCGAAACGATTGGCTGTGGCCGTCATAATCGTCATTGTAGCTGCAGCCATTATACTTATTGGGGTTTGTATTGTTTGCGCCATGAATATCAAGGCCTATACAAGCAGGAGTAAGGAGGAGCaagaggggaaggaggaggaggaggtgctggTCTCTGAGAGCACACCGATGGCATCTCCAGGCCCAAATGCCATCATCGGGAAGTTGGTTCTCTTCACCAAAAGCTTGCCTTCAAGGTACGAAGACTGGGAGGCAGGAACTAAGGCACTGGTTGACAAAGATTGCCTTGTTGGTGGAGGGTCAGTCGGGACGGTGTACAAGGCCACCTTTGAGAACGGATTGTCCATTGCCGTGAAGAAATTGGAGACACTTGGAAGGGTGAGAAACCAGGATGAGTTTGAGCATGAGATGGGCCAGCTCGGTAACCTCAACCACCCCAATCTGGTCACTTTCCAGGGTTACTACTGGTCATCCTCGATGCAGTTGATTCTGTCTGAGTTTGTGACCGAAGGGAGCTTGTATGACCACCTCCACGGGAACCGCTATCGAGCATTTTCTGGAAGCAGCAGTAGAGGTGGGGGAGGTGAGCTCTCCTGGGAGCGGAGGTTCAAGATTGCACTTGGAACAGCTCGAGCACTTGCATATCTTCACCATGATTGCCGACCACAAGTCCTGCATCTCAACATCAAGTCCTCCAACATAATGTTAGATGAACAATATGAAGCCAAGTTGTCTGATTATGGATTTGCAAAGCTGTTGCCTATTCTTGGTAGCTTTGAGCTGAGTAAATTTCACGCTGCTATTGGGTACATTGCTCCGGAGCTAGCATCTCCGAGCTTGAGATATAGCGATAAGAGTGATGTGTTTAGCTTTGGGGTGGTATTGCTCGAGATTGTGACAGGGCGGAAACCAATGGACGGCCCTGGGGCTGGGGCTGCCACAGCACTGGGTCTGCATGATTATGTCAGAGAGATATTGGAGGGTGGAACTGCATCGGACTGCTTTGATAGGAGCCTGAGGGGATTCATTGAAGCCGAGTTAGTCCAAGTGCTCAAACTGGGCCTGGTATGCACATCCAACACACAATCAAGCCGACCAAGCATGGCGGAGGTGGTGCAGTTCTTGGAATCTATTAGAACTAATTCTTGA